A stretch of the Gymnogyps californianus isolate 813 chromosome 15, ASM1813914v2, whole genome shotgun sequence genome encodes the following:
- the CEP20 gene encoding centrosomal protein 20 isoform X4, with amino-acid sequence MATVAELKAVLKDTLEKRGALGQIKARIRAEVFNALDDQREPRPPLSHENLLINELIREYLEYNKYKYTASVLTAESGQPEVPLDRQFLAKELNIVEDANGKSTSFVRNYLSFLTWW; translated from the exons ATGGCGACGGTAGCGGAGCTGAAAGCAG TTTTAAAGGacacactggaaaaaagagGTGCTCTTGGGCAAATAAAAGCAAGGATCAGAGCTGAAGTTTTTAATGCACTGGATGACCAAAGGGAACCACGGCCACCACTCTCTCATGAAAATCTCTTAATCAACGAACTAATTCGTGAATACCTGGAATataacaaatataaatacacaGCATCTGTTTTAACTGCAG AATCTGGCCAGCCTGAAGTGCCCTTGGATAGACAGTTTCTTGCCAAAGAGCTGAACATAGTCGAAGATGCAAATGGCAAATCA ACCTCTTTTGTACGGAATTATCTCTCATTTCTTACATGGTGGTAA
- the CEP20 gene encoding centrosomal protein 20 isoform X3, with translation MATVAELKAVLKDTLEKRGALGQIKARIRAEVFNALDDQREPRPPLSHENLLINELIREYLEYNKYKYTASVLTAESGQPEVPLDRQFLAKELNIVEDANGKSVRKYPEYPSKSVFAELSKAEPWQTAY, from the exons ATGGCGACGGTAGCGGAGCTGAAAGCAG TTTTAAAGGacacactggaaaaaagagGTGCTCTTGGGCAAATAAAAGCAAGGATCAGAGCTGAAGTTTTTAATGCACTGGATGACCAAAGGGAACCACGGCCACCACTCTCTCATGAAAATCTCTTAATCAACGAACTAATTCGTGAATACCTGGAATataacaaatataaatacacaGCATCTGTTTTAACTGCAG AATCTGGCCAGCCTGAAGTGCCCTTGGATAGACAGTTTCTTGCCAAAGAGCTGAACATAGTCGAAGATGCAAATGGCAAATCAGT AAGAAAGTACCCAGAATACCCTTCCAAAAGTGTCTTTGCTGAATTATCCAAAGCAGAACCTTGGCAAACCGCCTACTGA
- the CEP20 gene encoding centrosomal protein 20 isoform X5 codes for MATVAELKAVLKDTLEKRGALGQIKARIRAEVFNALDDQREPRPPLSHENLLINELIREYLEYNKYKYTASVLTAESGQPEVPLDRQFLAKELNIVEDANGKSV; via the exons ATGGCGACGGTAGCGGAGCTGAAAGCAG TTTTAAAGGacacactggaaaaaagagGTGCTCTTGGGCAAATAAAAGCAAGGATCAGAGCTGAAGTTTTTAATGCACTGGATGACCAAAGGGAACCACGGCCACCACTCTCTCATGAAAATCTCTTAATCAACGAACTAATTCGTGAATACCTGGAATataacaaatataaatacacaGCATCTGTTTTAACTGCAG AATCTGGCCAGCCTGAAGTGCCCTTGGATAGACAGTTTCTTGCCAAAGAGCTGAACATAGTCGAAGATGCAAATGGCAAATCAGTGTAA
- the CEP20 gene encoding centrosomal protein 20 isoform X1, with the protein MATVAELKAVLKDTLEKRGALGQIKARIRAEVFNALDDQREPRPPLSHENLLINELIREYLEYNKYKYTASVLTAESGQPEVPLDRQFLAKELNIVEDANGKSVRPLLYGIISHFLHGGKEESTQNTLPKVSLLNYPKQNLGKPPTERNQRDRIPEPGRMAGMSIEEPLVLQSINR; encoded by the exons ATGGCGACGGTAGCGGAGCTGAAAGCAG TTTTAAAGGacacactggaaaaaagagGTGCTCTTGGGCAAATAAAAGCAAGGATCAGAGCTGAAGTTTTTAATGCACTGGATGACCAAAGGGAACCACGGCCACCACTCTCTCATGAAAATCTCTTAATCAACGAACTAATTCGTGAATACCTGGAATataacaaatataaatacacaGCATCTGTTTTAACTGCAG AATCTGGCCAGCCTGAAGTGCCCTTGGATAGACAGTTTCTTGCCAAAGAGCTGAACATAGTCGAAGATGCAAATGGCAAATCAGT CAGACCTCTTTTGTACGGAATTATCTCTCATTTCTTACATGGTGGTAAAGAAGAAAGTACCCAGAATACCCTTCCAAAAGTGTCTTTGCTGAATTATCCAAAGCAGAACCTTGGCAAACCGCCTACTGAGAGAAATCAAAGAG atagAATTCCAGAACCAGGAAGGATGGCTGGCATGAGCATCGAAGAGCCCCTTGTTTTACAAAGTATAAACAGATGA
- the CEP20 gene encoding centrosomal protein 20 isoform X2: MATVAELKAVLKDTLEKRGALGQIKARIRAEVFNALDDQREPRPPLSHENLLINELIREYLEYNKYKYTASVLTAESGQPEVPLDRQFLAKELNIVEDANGKSVPLLYGIISHFLHGGKEESTQNTLPKVSLLNYPKQNLGKPPTERNQRDRIPEPGRMAGMSIEEPLVLQSINR; this comes from the exons ATGGCGACGGTAGCGGAGCTGAAAGCAG TTTTAAAGGacacactggaaaaaagagGTGCTCTTGGGCAAATAAAAGCAAGGATCAGAGCTGAAGTTTTTAATGCACTGGATGACCAAAGGGAACCACGGCCACCACTCTCTCATGAAAATCTCTTAATCAACGAACTAATTCGTGAATACCTGGAATataacaaatataaatacacaGCATCTGTTTTAACTGCAG AATCTGGCCAGCCTGAAGTGCCCTTGGATAGACAGTTTCTTGCCAAAGAGCTGAACATAGTCGAAGATGCAAATGGCAAATCAGT ACCTCTTTTGTACGGAATTATCTCTCATTTCTTACATGGTGGTAAAGAAGAAAGTACCCAGAATACCCTTCCAAAAGTGTCTTTGCTGAATTATCCAAAGCAGAACCTTGGCAAACCGCCTACTGAGAGAAATCAAAGAG atagAATTCCAGAACCAGGAAGGATGGCTGGCATGAGCATCGAAGAGCCCCTTGTTTTACAAAGTATAAACAGATGA